Proteins from one Megalopta genalis isolate 19385.01 chromosome 1, iyMegGena1_principal, whole genome shotgun sequence genomic window:
- the LOC117217927 gene encoding uncharacterized protein LOC117217927, whose amino-acid sequence MLSVLSRGLKIQFPVSPLGKTNVLINRAYRSRRNEILRVTNGISSDESWRRFLKIIKGKNASSTLSSNNVYTEGHERRLETLYGRRATPLGRSPPAPLEFTLATIRDTWILSKAIRPSTGCLAPFARKFSYSCAIARAGKIGDGKSRYRGDVRRFASEDGSCKKNRSKPDCPEPVKEFDPEDQCTKCPPSNLALSGTPKITGPCVDPVPCPCVDPAPAPCADSISVPCCAAAAKTERSKKYCSGNIWDCCSPIDTSQEKLWRCLSLFIGIPAVLIYSLVYWTHLKHKKCQPRQEFVEYPYLRIMRKPFPWGDGKHSLFHNPEKNPISPHGYEAPDPCESKTGECKD is encoded by the exons ATGTTGTCGGTTCTTTCTCGAGGGTTGAAGATCCAATTTCCGGTTTCCCCGTTGGGCAAAACGAACGTTTTAATTAACCGAGCATATCGGTCGCGGAGAAATGAAATCCTTCGCGTGACTAATGGTATCTCGAGCGACGAGTCATGGAGAAGATTCTTGAAGATAATTAAAG GCAAGAATGCATCGAGCACGCTATCGTCGAACAATGTTTACACCGAGGGTCACGAGCGTCGCCTTGAAACGCTGTACGGAAGAAGAGCGACTCCGCTCGGCAGGAGCCCGCCCGCTCCCTTAGAATTCACTTTGGCGACGATTCGCGATACTTGGATCCTCTCCAAGGCGATTCGTCCTTCAACTGGATGCCTCGCTCCGTTCGCGAGGAAGTTCTCTTATTCCTGTGCGATTGCTCGCGCCGGAAAGATAGGAGATGGGAAATCTCGATACAGAGGAGACGTCCGTCGTTTCGCCTCCGAGGACGGCTCTTGCAAAAAGAACCGATCCAAGCCGGACTGCCCGGAACCGGTGAAAGAGTTCGATCCTGAAGATCAATGCACGAAGTGTCCTCCCTCGAATCTTGCGCTGTCCGGCACACCGAAGATCACGGGTCCTTGCGTGGATCCTGTTCCTTGTCCTTGCGTCGATCCTGCTCCGGCTCCTTGCGCGGACTCCATTTCGGTTCCTTGTTGCGCGGCTGCTGCGAAAACCGAGAGATCGAAGAAGTATTGTTCTGGGAATATCTGGGATTGTTGTTCTCCCATAG ACACGTCGCAGGAGAAGCTCTGGCGGTGTCTGTCGCTTTTCATCGGGATTCCGGCGGTGCTTATCTACTCCCTCGTCTATTGGACGCATCTGAAACACAAGAAGTGTCAGCCAAGGCAGGAGTTCGTCGAGTACCCGTATTTGCGGATAATGAGAAAG CCTTTCCCATGGGGCGACGGCAAGCACTCCCTTTTCCACAACCCTGAAAAAAATCCGATATCTCCGCACGGGTACGAGGCGCCGGACCCATGCGAATCGAAGACCGGCGAATGTAAAGATTGA